In Candidatus Poribacteria bacterium, the DNA window AGATCATGAGAAAATGACACTACGTCTACAGACTCCTGCGTGCGCGAATCCGCTTCGACGCGAAAATGATAGAGAAAGAGCACGCTGCACACAGATAAGAGCAAGAGGCATACAATTAAGATTCGGTTTTTCATGTTTTTAATTATGGGGTTTCTGATCGGTTTTTCTCCCTCTTCCCAGTAACGGGTGGGGCCCCCTGTCAAAAAACCGGTTTTCGTTGTAATAAGATTTGTAATTGATGATACACTCTGTTATGAAAAATAAACCGCCAGCGGATAAGCTTTTATGCATACTTTTCCAATACATCTCGGTCGATTTCAATTCCGAGTCCGGGTGCTTGTGGGACATTGACATAGCCATCAATAGCGTTTATCGGTTGCTGTGCCAGTGCCGTACGGAGACGGTTTTCGGTCATATCAAACTCCAAGAGTGAGGGGATCGCGTTGAGTGCCTGCGGTGCGTCTGGAAGGGTGGCTTGCCAGTGCAGGGTTGCTGCGAGACGAATGCTGCCACCCCACATGTGCGGTAGCACTCGAACGTAATTTGCACTCGCCATAGCGGCGATCTTTCGGCATTCCGTGAAACCGCCTGCGATGCTCACATCCGGTTGCACAATATCCAACCCGCGTTTCTGTAATAGGTCGCGGAACGCCCAACGTCCCATCAGCATCTCACCACCAGCAATTCTCACCTTCAGTGCGTTTCGGATTTCCCGATAGCCTGCGACATCGTCACTGGTAATCGGTTCTTCATACCAAAAGAGGTCGTAGTCTAATATCTTTTGCCCAACGTCAATTGCCGTGCCGACATCATAGCCACAATTAGCATCAACAGCGAAGAGGGTATCGTCACCAATGGCGCGTCGAACTGCAGCGACGTTTTTCACATCGTACGCCTCACCGAAACCGATCTTCATCTTGACAGCGGGGAATCCTGCATCAACATAGCCTTTCGCTTCATCCATCAACGTTTGGGTTATGTCGGGTTTGTCTTTCTTGAAAAGTCCGCTTGCGTAAGCCGGAATTTTCAATCGGAACGCACCACCGAGGAGTTGGTAGATCGGCATATCGAGTGCTTTGCCCATGATGTCCCATAGGGCGATGTCAATCCCGCTCAAGGCACCGATGTTGCCGCGCATCGCTTCCCAAATCCGTTCCGTTTCAAAGGGCGATTGTCCAATCAGATGTGTTTCAACCGCTGAGGTGGACGGGATACTTACACCTTCACCCCAACCCGTAATTCCGGCATCCGTGCAAATTTCGACCACAACGGCAGACCGCGTCCCCGTCCAACCGCGCGAATTCGCGAAGGGTTCAAGGAGCGGGTAGCGTAAGTCGTAAGTTTTAACGTCGGTGATTTTCATGATTTAGGCATTTGTGTTTGATTTTAAAGTATTTACCTTGTCGTATTAGTGCTCACGATTTACATTTATTCTATCACAACCGCCACATTTTTTGCAGGAAAAATGGAATGTGATAGAGTGTATAAATGGAAACCATTAGCAGTTGGGGTTTGGTATGATCGCGAGCGACAAGAAATCCGCAGAAATCCGCAGAAACACCCTATCAAATACCCCTATCAAATACCCAAGCAAAAACACTCGCTTCTACAGAAGATATGAGTGAGCGAAACCTTGCATGGAAAAGAAAAAGGCGAGGTTAGAAACCCCGCCAATGAAGAAGGAGACACATCTGGAAAAAACAATATTGGAAATTCAATTACCGACTTTTTTTCATCGTTTGCCCGTTTCCACTTATCTTGGGTCGTAAACTTGGACACTCGTCACGGGGCCGCCCCCAAAAATATAGATTTGCCCATCTATCACCTCAGTTTTATGTCCCCATTTACCAATGGGCATGTCCGACGCTTGGGTCCAACGGTCGGTTGCGGGATCGTAGATTTCAATCGTTGAAAGTTTTTTAAATTCCCTGTCTTTCTTAAAGTAACCACCTATGACATAGATTTTTCCATCAATTACGCTGGCTGTGTGCAATGCTTTCGGAGCAGGCATTTCTGTTTTTTCTTGCCATTGATTCGTTTTTGGATTGAATACTTCAACGCTGGAAAGATACAGATCTGACTGGTCCTGAATAGGGTGCGAACCTAACCCACCTATAGCATAGATTTCTCCGTTTACAACATCAATTGCTGCGGAACAACGCGCACAGTTCATGCTTTGGGCTTTTGTCCATGTGTCCGTTGCTGGATCATATACCTCCACAGTTTCTAAGTGCGGCTTTTCATTAGGAGTTAACCACCCACCAATGGCATAAATTTTTCCGTTCACAACGCAGGTCATGGTTTTCTTTGGTGTCGGCATATCTGCTTTCTGGGTCCATGT includes these proteins:
- a CDS encoding mandelate racemase/muconate lactonizing enzyme family protein — its product is MKITDVKTYDLRYPLLEPFANSRGWTGTRSAVVVEICTDAGITGWGEGVSIPSTSAVETHLIGQSPFETERIWEAMRGNIGALSGIDIALWDIMGKALDMPIYQLLGGAFRLKIPAYASGLFKKDKPDITQTLMDEAKGYVDAGFPAVKMKIGFGEAYDVKNVAAVRRAIGDDTLFAVDANCGYDVGTAIDVGQKILDYDLFWYEEPITSDDVAGYREIRNALKVRIAGGEMLMGRWAFRDLLQKRGLDIVQPDVSIAGGFTECRKIAAMASANYVRVLPHMWGGSIRLAATLHWQATLPDAPQALNAIPSLLEFDMTENRLRTALAQQPINAIDGYVNVPQAPGLGIEIDRDVLEKYA